From the genome of Nakamurella flavida, one region includes:
- the ilvN gene encoding acetolactate synthase small subunit, which produces MSRHTLSVLVENKPGVLARVSSLFSRRGFNIDSLAVGPTENPEVSRMTIVVAVEALPLEQVTKQLNKLINVLKIVELSSDAAVQRELVLIKLRADPHSRGQIISIVEMFRAHIVDVAPDSLTVEVTGTSDKLEALTRLLEPYGVREIVQSGMVALGRGPRAITSSSSRAD; this is translated from the coding sequence GTGAGCCGTCACACGCTGTCGGTCCTGGTCGAGAACAAACCCGGTGTGCTGGCCCGGGTCTCGTCGTTGTTCTCCCGGCGGGGGTTCAACATCGACTCCCTGGCCGTGGGTCCGACGGAGAACCCGGAGGTCTCCCGGATGACCATCGTGGTCGCCGTCGAGGCGCTCCCCCTGGAGCAGGTCACCAAGCAGCTGAACAAGCTGATCAACGTGCTGAAGATCGTCGAGCTGTCCTCGGACGCGGCGGTCCAGCGTGAACTGGTGCTGATCAAACTGCGTGCCGATCCGCACAGCCGCGGGCAGATCATCTCGATCGTCGAGATGTTCCGCGCGCACATCGTGGACGTGGCCCCGGACTCGCTCACCGTCGAGGTGACCGGGACCTCCGACAAGCTCGAGGCGCTCACCAGGCTGCTCGAGCCGTACGGCGTCCGCGAGATCGTGCAGTCGGGCATGGTGGCGCTCGGCCGCGGACCGCGGGCGATCACCTCCTCGTCCAGCAGGGCAGACTGA
- the ilvC gene encoding ketol-acid reductoisomerase, which produces MAAEIFYDADADLSIIQGRKVAVIGYGSQGHAHALNLRDSGVDVRVGLPEGSKSRSKATDEGLRVVTPAEAAAEADVIMVLTPDHVQRHVYAEAIESNLTAGKALAFGHGFNIRYGYIKPPADVDVIMIAPKGPGHLVRREFVNGKGVPDLIAVEQDASGGAQALALSYASAIGGARAGVIKTTFPEETETDLFGEQAVLCGGMSRLVQLGFETLVNAGYQPEIAYFECLHELKLIVDLMYEGGIAKQRWSVSDTAEYGDYVSGPRVIDEHAAQQMQGVLKDIQDGTFARRFIADQDAGAPEFKQFRTEQEQHPIEETGRKLRGLMSWVAADDDYSGTAAR; this is translated from the coding sequence ATGGCCGCTGAGATCTTCTACGACGCCGACGCCGACCTCTCGATCATCCAGGGCCGCAAGGTCGCGGTGATCGGGTACGGCTCGCAGGGTCACGCCCATGCGCTGAACCTCCGCGACTCGGGCGTCGACGTCCGGGTCGGCCTGCCCGAGGGCTCCAAGTCCCGCAGCAAGGCCACCGACGAGGGCCTGCGGGTCGTCACCCCCGCCGAGGCGGCCGCCGAGGCCGACGTGATCATGGTGCTGACCCCGGATCACGTGCAGCGGCACGTGTACGCCGAGGCGATCGAGTCCAACCTCACCGCCGGCAAGGCGCTGGCCTTCGGTCACGGCTTCAACATCCGCTACGGCTACATCAAGCCCCCGGCCGACGTCGACGTCATCATGATCGCCCCCAAGGGCCCCGGTCACCTGGTGCGTCGTGAGTTCGTCAACGGCAAGGGCGTGCCGGACCTGATCGCCGTCGAGCAGGACGCCAGCGGTGGCGCCCAGGCCCTCGCGCTGTCCTACGCCAGCGCCATCGGCGGGGCCCGGGCCGGCGTCATCAAGACGACCTTCCCGGAGGAGACCGAGACCGATCTCTTCGGCGAGCAGGCCGTGCTCTGCGGCGGCATGTCCCGCCTGGTGCAGCTCGGCTTCGAAACCCTGGTGAACGCCGGCTACCAGCCGGAGATCGCCTACTTCGAGTGCCTGCACGAGCTCAAGCTGATCGTCGACCTGATGTACGAGGGCGGCATCGCCAAGCAGCGCTGGTCGGTCTCCGACACCGCCGAGTACGGGGACTACGTCTCCGGCCCGCGCGTCATCGACGAGCACGCCGCGCAGCAGATGCAGGGCGTCCTCAAGGACATCCAGGACGGCACCTTCGCCCGCCGGTTCATCGCCGACCAGGACGCCGGTGCCCCGGAGTTCAAGCAGTTCCGCACCGAGCAGGAGCAGCACCCGATCGAGGAGACCGGGCGCAAGCTCCGCGGCCTGATGAGCTGGGTCGCCGCCGACGACGACTACAGCGGCACCGCCGCCCGCTGA
- a CDS encoding phage holin family protein, with product MSTPTDGDPSGSTPAPGGTPNLRKDDAGPGGSGPAHPGYGQQGYGQQGYGQQGYGQQGYQQPQYGQPGYGQQGYQQPQYGQPGHGQQGYPQPQYGQPQYGQQAYGQPGYPQPGNGQPGAFPGGAYAAPTDSRYPAPPGGRRPGQVTASAVLAFVVGGLSLLVGLIALLAGSVVATRAGESGTAGAVVIVLAVLFLAVGAVYIWSGVWALQGRSAKFLTVVAIVAAAIQLVSLFTDDGENRNVLGLAISVTIVILMLQRPSKEWFRSRGTSTL from the coding sequence ATGAGCACACCGACCGACGGGGATCCGTCGGGGTCCACCCCGGCACCGGGCGGGACGCCGAACCTCCGCAAGGACGACGCGGGTCCCGGCGGCAGCGGCCCCGCGCACCCCGGTTACGGACAGCAGGGGTACGGGCAACAGGGGTACGGACAACAGGGGTACGGACAGCAGGGATACCAGCAGCCCCAGTACGGGCAGCCGGGATACGGCCAGCAGGGATACCAGCAGCCCCAGTACGGACAGCCGGGTCACGGCCAGCAGGGGTACCCGCAGCCTCAGTACGGACAGCCGCAGTACGGACAGCAGGCGTACGGGCAACCGGGATACCCACAGCCGGGTAACGGACAGCCGGGCGCCTTTCCGGGGGGTGCGTACGCGGCGCCGACGGATTCGCGGTATCCCGCTCCCCCGGGCGGGCGTCGACCCGGCCAGGTCACCGCATCCGCCGTCCTCGCGTTCGTGGTCGGCGGGCTCAGCCTGCTCGTCGGGCTGATCGCCCTGCTCGCCGGGAGTGTGGTGGCCACCCGAGCCGGGGAGAGCGGGACGGCGGGTGCCGTGGTGATCGTGCTGGCCGTGCTGTTCCTGGCTGTCGGTGCGGTCTACATCTGGTCCGGGGTGTGGGCGCTGCAGGGCCGGAGCGCCAAGTTCCTGACGGTCGTGGCGATCGTGGCCGCGGCGATCCAGCTGGTCAGCCTGTTCACCGACGACGGGGAGAACCGGAACGTGCTCGGCCTGGCCATCTCGGTGACCATCGTCATCCTCATGCTGCAGAGGCCGAGCAAGGAATGGTTCCGCTCGCGTGGGACCTCCACCCTCTGA
- the serA gene encoding phosphoglycerate dehydrogenase translates to MPQPVVLIAEALAPSAMEVLGDEFEIRSVDGADRSALLPALAEADAVLIRSATQIDAEALAAAPRLKVVARAGIGLDNVDVPAATARGVLVVNAPQSNIITAAEHAVALVLSVARHIPAAHASVLAGEWKRSAFTGVEIADKTVGVVGLGRIGQLFASRIAAFGTTVIAYDPYLQPARAAALGVQLVDLATLLTRADIISIHLPRTPETLGLIGAAELATVKRGVLIVNAARGGLIDEQALADALASGQVGGAGVDVYVQEPLSADNPLRTAPNVVLTPHLGASTVEAQDKAGTAVARSVKLALRGDFVPDAVNVQAAGPVADEVRPWIPLVSRLGTILTAVGGGVPSTVVVEVRGDLAHQDTTILQLAAVRGIFGPVISESVTFVNAPALAAEHGLDLSGTSSEETGDYRSSVTLRAAMPDGAARSVSGTLSGEDQTAKLIEINGRHFDLRAEGDMLVLAYADRPGVMGTVGALLGDAQVNIQAAQISQELSGRAAIMVLRVDGIPPQDLLDAIGSAVDARAIRAIAAD, encoded by the coding sequence GTGCCCCAGCCCGTCGTGCTGATCGCGGAGGCGCTCGCGCCCTCGGCCATGGAAGTCCTCGGTGACGAGTTCGAGATCCGATCGGTGGACGGTGCGGACCGGTCCGCGCTGCTCCCGGCGCTGGCCGAGGCGGACGCGGTGCTCATCCGGTCGGCGACGCAGATCGACGCCGAGGCCCTGGCCGCGGCGCCGCGGCTCAAGGTGGTCGCCCGGGCCGGCATCGGCCTGGACAACGTCGACGTGCCGGCGGCCACCGCCCGCGGCGTGCTGGTCGTCAACGCCCCGCAGTCGAACATCATCACCGCCGCCGAGCACGCCGTCGCGCTGGTGCTGTCGGTGGCCCGCCACATCCCCGCCGCCCACGCCTCCGTGCTCGCCGGCGAGTGGAAGCGGAGCGCGTTCACCGGCGTCGAGATCGCCGACAAGACCGTCGGCGTGGTCGGTCTCGGTCGGATCGGGCAGCTCTTCGCCAGTCGCATCGCCGCCTTCGGCACCACCGTGATCGCCTACGACCCCTATCTGCAGCCCGCCCGGGCTGCGGCCCTCGGGGTCCAGCTGGTCGACCTGGCCACCCTGCTGACCCGCGCCGACATCATCTCGATCCATCTGCCGCGCACCCCCGAGACGCTGGGGCTCATCGGCGCGGCCGAGCTGGCCACGGTCAAGCGCGGCGTGCTGATCGTCAACGCGGCCCGCGGTGGCCTCATCGACGAGCAGGCCCTCGCCGACGCCCTGGCCTCCGGGCAGGTCGGCGGGGCCGGCGTCGACGTCTACGTGCAGGAGCCGCTGTCCGCGGACAACCCCCTGCGCACCGCGCCCAACGTGGTGTTGACGCCGCACCTGGGCGCCTCCACCGTCGAGGCGCAGGACAAGGCGGGCACGGCGGTGGCCCGGTCGGTCAAGCTGGCCCTGCGCGGCGACTTCGTGCCCGACGCGGTGAACGTGCAGGCGGCCGGGCCGGTCGCCGACGAGGTCCGACCGTGGATCCCGCTCGTGTCCCGGCTCGGCACCATCCTCACCGCCGTCGGCGGCGGCGTCCCGAGCACCGTGGTGGTCGAGGTGCGCGGCGATCTGGCCCACCAGGACACCACGATCCTGCAGCTGGCCGCGGTCCGCGGGATCTTCGGGCCGGTCATCTCCGAGTCGGTCACCTTCGTCAACGCCCCCGCCCTGGCCGCCGAGCACGGGCTCGACCTGTCCGGCACCTCCAGCGAGGAGACCGGTGACTACCGCTCCTCGGTGACGCTGCGGGCGGCCATGCCCGACGGTGCCGCCCGCTCGGTCAGCGGCACGCTGTCCGGGGAGGACCAGACGGCCAAGCTCATCGAGATCAACGGCCGGCACTTCGACCTGCGCGCCGAGGGCGACATGCTGGTGCTCGCCTACGCCGACCGGCCCGGCGTGATGGGCACGGTGGGCGCCCTGCTGGGCGACGCCCAGGTGAACATCCAGGCGGCGCAGATCTCCCAGGAGCTCTCCGGGCGGGCCGCCATCATGGTTCTCCGGGTGGACGGCATCCCGCCGCAGGATCTGCTTGACGCCATCGGTTCCGCGGTCGACGCCCGCGCGATCCGCGCCATCGCCGCCGACTGA
- a CDS encoding 3-isopropylmalate dehydrogenase, with protein MKLAVIPGDGIGPEVVAEGLKVLTGVVPDVQTTDYDLGATRWHRTGELLPDSVLRELRGHDAILLGAVGDPTVPSGILERGLLLRIRFELDHHVNLRPSRLYPGVSGPLAGDQAIDLVVIREGTEGPYAGNGGLLRKDTPHEIATEISLNTYFGVERVVREAFRRAARRPRKHLTLVHKTNVLVHAGQLWSRVVEEVSMEFPDVSVAYCHIDAAMIYLVTDPGRFDVVVTDNLFGDILTDLAAAVSGGIGLAASGNLDPSGANPSMFEPVHGSAPDIAGAGVADPTATVLSIALLLDQQGLPEAARRVEAAVAFDLATRQPGSTGRTSAIGDRLAALASS; from the coding sequence ATGAAGCTCGCGGTGATCCCCGGAGACGGCATCGGTCCCGAAGTGGTGGCCGAGGGCCTCAAGGTCCTGACCGGGGTCGTCCCCGACGTGCAGACGACCGACTACGACCTCGGCGCCACCCGCTGGCACCGCACCGGCGAGCTGTTGCCGGACTCGGTGCTCCGCGAACTCCGTGGGCACGACGCCATCCTGCTCGGCGCCGTCGGTGACCCGACCGTGCCGTCCGGGATCCTGGAGCGCGGTCTGCTGCTGCGCATCCGTTTCGAGCTCGACCACCACGTCAACCTGCGGCCCAGCCGGCTGTACCCGGGCGTCTCGGGTCCGCTGGCCGGCGACCAGGCCATCGACCTGGTCGTCATCCGCGAGGGCACCGAGGGTCCGTACGCCGGCAACGGCGGTCTGCTGCGGAAGGACACCCCGCACGAGATCGCCACGGAGATCTCGCTGAACACCTATTTCGGTGTCGAGCGCGTGGTCCGGGAGGCCTTCCGCCGGGCGGCCCGCCGCCCCCGCAAGCACCTCACCCTGGTGCACAAGACGAACGTGCTCGTGCACGCCGGCCAGCTCTGGTCGCGCGTGGTCGAGGAGGTGTCCATGGAGTTCCCGGACGTCTCGGTGGCCTACTGCCACATCGACGCCGCGATGATCTACCTGGTCACCGACCCGGGTCGGTTCGACGTCGTGGTCACCGACAACCTGTTCGGCGACATCCTCACCGACCTGGCCGCGGCCGTCTCCGGCGGCATCGGTCTGGCCGCGTCCGGCAACCTCGACCCGTCGGGGGCCAACCCAAGCATGTTCGAGCCGGTGCACGGATCCGCCCCGGACATCGCCGGCGCGGGCGTCGCCGATCCCACGGCCACCGTGTTGTCCATCGCCCTGCTGCTCGACCAGCAGGGGCTGCCCGAGGCCGCCCGTCGGGTGGAAGCAGCCGTGGCCTTCGACCTGGCCACCCGCCAGCCGGGGTCCACCGGCCGCACGTCGGCCATCGGCGACCGTTTGGCGGCGCTGGCCTCCAGCTGA
- the cimA gene encoding citramalate synthase, protein MMPARRTSPLGDAFHVFDTTLRDGAQREGITYSVADKLAVAALLDELGVGFIEGGWPGAMPKDTEFFARAAAGELTLRTAQLVAFGATRKAGTTAAQDPQVQALLDSQAPVITLVAKSDVRHVERALRTTREENVEMVRDTVAHLVAAGRRVFLDCEHFFDGYAFDRDYGLEVARAAVDAGADVVVLCDTNGGMLPVDVHRVVTEVVQRTGFRIGIHCQDDTGCAVANTVAAVQAGATHAQCTANGYGERAGNADLFAVLGNLVTKLGLPVLPEDRLAEMVRVSHALAELANIAPDTHQAYVGSSAFAHKAGLHASAIKVDPELYNHLDPALVGNDMRILITEMAGRASVELKARELGVDISGQPGVIGAVVDTVKSREAAGWSYEAADASFELLLRDTLDQAERAAGREASVESTRAFRLESYRVIVESQPPTPVDGGAGPGTVTVPAVSSEATVKVHVGGRRVIATAEGNGPVNALDSALRLAVSEQFPEIDQMELVDYKVRILADSAGTDSVTRVLVSSAMGGREWTTVGVHANVVEASWQALVDAMVYALAQPSLAAGAPAGPASGADGVSSPVAAGGPGGVPLAG, encoded by the coding sequence ATGATGCCAGCCCGGCGCACCTCCCCCCTGGGGGATGCCTTCCACGTCTTCGACACGACGCTGCGCGACGGTGCCCAGCGTGAGGGCATCACCTACTCGGTGGCCGACAAGCTGGCCGTCGCCGCACTGCTGGACGAGCTGGGTGTCGGCTTCATCGAGGGCGGTTGGCCGGGGGCGATGCCCAAGGACACCGAGTTCTTCGCCCGGGCGGCCGCCGGTGAGCTGACCCTGCGCACGGCGCAGCTGGTCGCCTTCGGCGCGACCCGCAAGGCCGGGACCACCGCCGCGCAGGACCCGCAGGTGCAGGCCCTGCTGGACTCGCAGGCCCCCGTCATCACCCTCGTGGCCAAGTCCGACGTCCGGCACGTGGAGCGCGCATTGCGCACCACGCGCGAGGAGAACGTGGAGATGGTCCGGGACACGGTCGCCCATCTCGTCGCCGCCGGCCGCCGGGTCTTCCTGGACTGCGAGCACTTCTTCGACGGCTACGCCTTCGACCGCGACTACGGGCTGGAGGTGGCCCGGGCCGCGGTGGACGCGGGGGCCGACGTCGTCGTGCTGTGCGACACCAACGGCGGCATGCTGCCGGTGGACGTCCACCGGGTCGTGACGGAAGTGGTGCAGCGCACCGGGTTCCGCATCGGCATCCACTGCCAGGACGACACCGGCTGCGCCGTGGCCAACACGGTGGCCGCCGTGCAGGCCGGTGCCACGCACGCCCAGTGCACCGCCAACGGGTACGGGGAGCGGGCGGGCAACGCCGATCTCTTCGCGGTGCTGGGCAATCTGGTCACCAAGCTGGGTCTGCCGGTGCTGCCCGAGGATAGGCTGGCCGAGATGGTCCGGGTCAGCCACGCCCTGGCCGAGCTGGCCAACATCGCCCCGGACACCCACCAGGCCTACGTCGGGTCGTCCGCGTTCGCCCACAAGGCCGGCCTGCACGCCTCGGCCATCAAGGTCGACCCCGAGCTGTACAACCATCTCGACCCGGCGCTGGTCGGCAACGACATGCGCATCCTGATCACCGAGATGGCCGGGCGCGCCTCGGTGGAGCTCAAGGCGCGGGAGCTGGGTGTCGACATCTCCGGGCAGCCCGGAGTCATCGGCGCCGTGGTGGACACCGTCAAGAGTCGGGAGGCCGCGGGCTGGTCGTACGAGGCCGCGGACGCCTCCTTCGAACTGCTGCTGCGCGACACCCTCGACCAGGCCGAGCGGGCCGCCGGCCGTGAGGCGTCCGTCGAGTCGACGCGGGCCTTCCGGCTCGAGTCCTACCGGGTCATCGTGGAGAGCCAGCCGCCGACCCCCGTCGACGGGGGAGCGGGGCCGGGCACCGTCACCGTTCCCGCCGTGTCGTCCGAGGCGACGGTCAAGGTGCACGTCGGCGGCCGCCGGGTGATCGCCACCGCCGAGGGCAACGGGCCGGTGAACGCGCTGGACTCAGCGCTCCGGCTGGCCGTCTCCGAGCAGTTCCCGGAGATCGACCAGATGGAGCTCGTCGACTACAAGGTGCGCATCCTCGCCGACAGCGCCGGGACCGATTCGGTCACCCGGGTGCTGGTGTCCTCGGCGATGGGCGGCCGGGAGTGGACCACCGTCGGCGTGCACGCCAACGTGGTCGAGGCCTCCTGGCAGGCCCTGGTCGACGCCATGGTCTACGCCCTGGCCCAGCCCTCGCTGGCGGCCGGAGCCCCGGCAGGTCCGGCCTCCGGGGCGGACGGGGTGTCGTCCCCGGTCGCCGCCGGTGGTCCCGGTGGTGTCCCGCTCGCCGGGTAG
- a CDS encoding fumarylacetoacetate hydrolase family protein, translating into MRLARIAHPEGVAFVQVDTDPGEHSGSLRDAVAREILDHPFGNPTFTGRSWPLADTRLLAPILPSKVIAVGRNYVDHARELGNEVPAEPLIFLKPSTSVIGPNVAIARPASSDQVDFEGELAVVIGRPCRDVLAENAASVILGYTVANDVTARDQQRADVQFTRAKSYDTFCPLGPWIVTDLDPSDLAVTTQVDGETRQEGRTADMVFPVGEIIEYVSAIMTLLPGDVILTGTPAGVGPLLAGQSVSVTVEGIGTLTNPVIDRP; encoded by the coding sequence ATGCGCCTGGCCAGGATCGCCCACCCCGAAGGCGTCGCGTTCGTCCAGGTCGACACCGATCCGGGTGAGCACTCCGGGTCGCTCCGCGACGCCGTGGCCCGGGAGATCCTGGACCACCCGTTCGGCAACCCCACCTTCACCGGTCGGTCCTGGCCGTTGGCCGACACCCGGCTGCTCGCCCCGATCCTGCCGTCCAAGGTGATCGCCGTCGGTCGCAACTATGTCGACCACGCCCGTGAGCTGGGCAACGAGGTCCCCGCCGAGCCGCTGATCTTCCTCAAGCCGTCGACCTCGGTCATCGGGCCCAACGTGGCCATCGCCCGGCCGGCGTCGTCCGACCAGGTCGACTTCGAGGGCGAACTCGCCGTGGTCATCGGCCGGCCGTGCCGCGACGTGCTGGCCGAGAACGCGGCCTCGGTCATCCTGGGGTACACGGTGGCCAACGACGTCACCGCCCGCGACCAGCAGCGCGCGGACGTGCAGTTCACCCGGGCCAAGTCCTACGACACGTTCTGCCCGCTCGGCCCGTGGATCGTCACCGACCTCGACCCCTCCGACCTGGCCGTCACCACCCAGGTCGACGGCGAGACCCGCCAGGAAGGGCGGACCGCCGACATGGTCTTCCCGGTGGGCGAGATCATCGAGTACGTCAGCGCGATCATGACCCTGCTCCCGGGTGACGTCATCCTCACCGGTACCCCGGCCGGTGTGGGCCCCCTGCTGGCCGGGCAGAGCGTCTCGGTCACCGTCGAGGGCATCGGCACCCTGACGAACCCGGTGATCGACCGCCCCTGA
- the gltX gene encoding glutamate--tRNA ligase: protein MTDTTAPSSSPAAAVQEGGVQPPTGRPVRARFCPSPTGTPHVGLARTALFNWAFARHHGGKLVFRIEDTDAARDSEESYTALLEAMRWLGLDWDEGPEVGGPDGPYRQSERTGIYADVAARLLAAGHLYESWSTAEEVTARHVAAGRDPKLGYDNADRSGDPASIAAARAAGRPPVLRLRMPDADITFTDMVRGPITFPAGTIPDPVLVRGTGEPLYTLTNPVDDALMGITHVLRGEDLLPSTPRQIALYAALIDIGVAGHTPEFGHMPFVTGEGNRKLSKRDPQSNLFQYRDDGFIREGMVNYLALLGWSLGADEDVFSPEQLVAAFDGRRISGNPARFDRKKAEAINGAHIRRLSPQDFAARLEEYLRHTGMLAADPDPARVALLAAAAPLVQERSALLSDAAAMLAFLLVEDAAFALDPAAAAKVLTAQSAPVLDAAISVVERIEPFDAAGLEDGLKAALVDDLGLKPRVAFGPVRVAVTGRTVSPPLYESMELLGRETSLRRLRAARVGL from the coding sequence ATGACTGACACCACCGCGCCCTCATCCAGTCCCGCCGCCGCCGTCCAGGAGGGCGGTGTGCAGCCCCCGACCGGCCGTCCCGTGCGGGCCCGGTTCTGCCCGTCGCCCACCGGCACCCCGCACGTCGGGCTGGCCCGCACCGCCCTGTTCAACTGGGCCTTCGCGCGGCACCACGGCGGGAAGCTGGTGTTCCGCATCGAGGACACCGACGCGGCGCGCGACTCCGAGGAGTCCTACACGGCACTGCTGGAGGCCATGCGCTGGCTCGGGCTGGACTGGGACGAGGGCCCCGAGGTCGGTGGACCGGACGGGCCCTACCGGCAGAGCGAGCGGACCGGGATCTACGCCGACGTGGCCGCCCGGCTGCTGGCCGCCGGCCATCTGTACGAGTCGTGGTCCACGGCGGAGGAGGTGACCGCCCGCCATGTGGCCGCCGGTCGGGACCCGAAGCTGGGGTACGACAACGCCGACCGGAGCGGAGATCCCGCGTCGATCGCGGCCGCGCGGGCCGCCGGTCGACCGCCGGTGCTGCGCCTGCGCATGCCGGACGCGGACATCACCTTCACCGACATGGTGCGCGGGCCCATCACCTTCCCGGCCGGGACGATTCCCGACCCGGTCCTGGTCCGGGGGACCGGCGAACCGCTGTACACGCTGACCAACCCGGTGGACGACGCGCTGATGGGCATCACCCACGTCCTGCGGGGCGAGGATCTGCTCCCGTCCACCCCGCGGCAGATCGCGCTCTACGCCGCGCTCATCGACATCGGGGTGGCCGGTCACACCCCCGAGTTCGGGCACATGCCGTTCGTCACCGGCGAGGGCAACCGCAAGCTCTCCAAGCGTGACCCGCAGTCGAACCTGTTCCAGTACCGCGACGACGGGTTCATCCGCGAGGGCATGGTCAACTACCTGGCCCTGCTGGGCTGGTCGCTGGGTGCCGACGAGGACGTCTTCAGCCCGGAGCAGCTCGTCGCCGCGTTCGACGGTCGGCGGATCTCCGGAAACCCCGCCCGGTTCGACCGCAAGAAGGCCGAGGCGATCAACGGTGCGCACATCCGCCGGCTGAGCCCGCAGGACTTCGCTGCCCGGCTGGAGGAGTACCTGCGCCACACCGGGATGCTGGCGGCCGACCCCGACCCCGCCCGGGTCGCGCTGCTGGCGGCCGCGGCGCCCCTGGTCCAGGAGCGCTCGGCCCTGCTCTCGGATGCCGCCGCCATGCTGGCGTTCCTGCTCGTCGAGGACGCCGCCTTCGCCCTGGACCCGGCGGCCGCGGCCAAGGTGCTGACCGCACAGTCGGCGCCCGTGCTGGACGCGGCGATCTCCGTCGTCGAGCGGATCGAGCCGTTCGACGCGGCGGGTTTGGAGGACGGGCTCAAGGCGGCGCTGGTCGACGACCTGGGTCTCAAGCCGAGGGTCGCCTTCGGGCCCGTCCGGGTGGCCGTCACCGGGCGCACCGTGTCGCCGCCGCTGTACGAGTCCATGGAGCTGCTCGGCCGGGAGACGAGTCTGCGTCGCCTGCGGGCCGCCCGGGTCGGGCTCTGA
- a CDS encoding IclR family transcriptional regulator, whose translation MGHTSGIGVLDKAVQVLRAAADRPIGLADLCTATGLPRATAHRLAVGLEVHGMLARDSAGRWCPGPLLGSLAAAAPDPLVAASADVLPRLRDRTGESVQVYRPDGMTRICIAVSDLTTGLRDTVPLGARLPMNAGSGAKVLTAWADPTVQRAVLSEATFTERTLAEVRRRGWAQSVAEREAGVASVSAPVRDLSGGVVAAVSVSGPVERIGRRPGIRWAGDLVEASEALTARL comes from the coding sequence ATGGGACACACTAGCGGCATCGGGGTGCTGGACAAAGCGGTGCAGGTGCTCCGGGCCGCCGCCGACCGACCGATCGGCCTGGCCGACCTGTGCACCGCCACCGGCCTCCCCCGGGCCACCGCGCACCGCCTCGCCGTCGGCCTGGAGGTGCACGGGATGCTCGCCCGCGACTCCGCCGGCCGATGGTGTCCCGGGCCGCTGCTGGGCTCGCTGGCGGCCGCGGCCCCGGATCCCCTGGTCGCCGCCTCGGCCGACGTGCTCCCCCGACTCCGGGACCGCACCGGGGAGAGCGTGCAGGTCTACCGACCCGACGGGATGACCCGCATCTGCATCGCCGTCTCGGATCTCACCACCGGTCTGCGGGACACCGTCCCGTTGGGCGCGCGGCTGCCGATGAACGCCGGTTCCGGCGCGAAGGTGCTCACCGCCTGGGCCGATCCGACGGTGCAGCGGGCCGTGCTGTCCGAGGCCACCTTCACCGAACGCACCCTGGCCGAGGTGCGCCGCCGCGGCTGGGCCCAGTCGGTCGCGGAACGGGAGGCCGGGGTGGCCTCGGTGTCGGCCCCGGTCCGCGACCTGTCCGGCGGGGTGGTCGCAGCCGTCTCGGTGTCCGGGCCCGTGGAACGGATCGGGCGGCGGCCCGGCATCCGGTGGGCCGGTGACCTGGTCGAGGCGTCGGAGGCGTTGACCGCGCGCCTGTGA